One window of the Zygotorulaspora mrakii chromosome 6, complete sequence genome contains the following:
- the ASF2 gene encoding Asf2p (similar to Saccharomyces cerevisiae ASF2 (YDL197C); ancestral locus Anc_8.443), with the protein MNGNKRELSNDSNIVDRAFDISKPRQDSKKNAFHYIHPSQRPQKAWLTSKANRSSHLKENLSFNPLRSLLRSSPGNFSVITASERNMQKNENPIDKNAARDHMNINKNSSSMRNSSINDTAVSDHQGPRPISVDDCSVNSTCKVSVDANGGYDMLEPPIRPGRSIKDDTPVQTLEPQDSMKKMIEDIMRYEIRIASLYGRMAKMQKENDILRDDFKMVSERNIDLTLSLRKKLNSRSKEAFYDSAEEQSTSREDRKRKVADVVEDRDNPNGIQHFKRQNTHSTQVTDKAELSKMLEKLQRSIIKRLEEYRGVQKKLEKRFEQLEESEKHQLDSLREESPLIKHLRSNLLRVHNELKVVREFGNVRAANLKAALDLQKNNVVVLNRKLEANHVHMDKSSKSLREASKYIKSYQMAFNEQRKQILDLSDKASQINSTSAPKAIEKEQLSKSDNTTDMESLTKVIEIQREDISILNEELHQEKLKNKSLLRTLEGHNTGQQNGAIRANDHQREGLTKSYIEVLEQQAQDKENYHKRIQHIHKTYRAILHQKDVEHRNHLNSISLSFRENNEPKSLSTNVITEKKSDPNSGLVITFNDHKRAGDKT; encoded by the coding sequence ATGAACGGTAACAAGAGAGAGCTCTCTAATGACTCTAATATAGTAGACAGAGCTTTTGATATCAGCAAACCCAGACAAGATAGCAAGAAAAACGCTTTTCATTATATTCATCCTAGTCAAAGACCCCAGAAAGCGTGGCTCACTTCGAAAGCTAACAGGTCTTCACATCTCAAAGAAAATCTAAGCTTTAATCCACTAAGGTCTCTTTTGCGGTCTTCACCAGGCAATTTTTCTGTTATCACAGCTTCTGAAAGAAATATGCAGAAGAATGAGAACCCAATAGATAAGAACGCGGCACGCGATCACATGAATATCAATaaaaattcttcatcaatgcGAAATTCAAGTATCAATGATACTGCAGTCTCTGATCATCAAGGTCCACGTCCGATTAGTGTCGATGATTGTTCAGTGAATAGCACTTGTAAAGTATCTGTAGATGCAAATGGAGGTTATGACATGTTGGAACCACCAATACGGCCTGGGCGTTCGATCAAGGACGATACTCCTGTACAGACACTGGAGCCGCAAGATTctatgaaaaagatgattgAGGATATAATGAGATATGAAATCAGAATTGCTAGTCTATATGGTAGAATGgcaaaaatgcaaaaagaaaatgatattCTCCGAGATGATTTCAAGATGGTATCAGAAAGGAACATCGATTTGACCTTATCTTTGcggaaaaaattgaatagtAGGTCAAAAGAGGCATTTTATGATAGTGCTGAAGAGCAGAGTACTTCAAGAGAAGatagaaagagaaaagttgCTGATGTCGTTGAAGATAGAGATAACCCAAACGGCATACAACATTTCAAGAGGCAAAATACTCATTCTACGCAGGTCACTGATAAAGCTGAGCTGTCAAAAATGCTTGAAAAGCTTCAAAGGAGCATAATTAAAAGATTAGAAGAGTACAGAGGAGTACAGAAGAAATTAGAAAAGAGATTTGAGCAGTTGgaagaaagtgaaaaacATCAGCTTGATTCATTAAGGGAGGAAAGTCCGTTGATTAAACACTTAAGATCAAATTTACTTAGAGTTCACAATGAGTTGAAGGTGGTCAGAGAATTTGGAAATGTACGAGCTGCAAACCTGAAGGCAGCATTGGATCTCCAAAAGAATAATGTGGTAGTGCTTAACAGGAAACTCGAAGCTAATCATGTTCACATGGACAAGTCCAGCAAGTCTCTTAGAGAGGCTTctaaatatataaaatCTTATCAAATGGCATTCAatgaacaaagaaaacagaTATTAGATTTATCTGACAAAGCTTCACAGATTAACTCCACCAGCGCACCGAAGGCAAtagaaaaagaacaacTATCTAAAAGTGACAATACTACAGACATGGAATCATTGACGAAAGTTATTGAGATCCAGCGAGAGGACATATCCATTTTGAACGAAGAGTTGCATCaagagaagttgaaaaataaatctCTCTTGCGTACTTTAGAAGGCCACAATACCGGGCAGCAAAATGGAGCAATTCGTGCCAATGATCATCAGCGGGAGGGCCTAACAAAGAGTTATATCGAGGTACTGGAGCAACAGGCCCAAGACAAAGAAAACTATCATAAAAGAATACAGCATATTCATAAGACCTACCGAGCTATTTTGCATCAAAAGGACGTTGAGCACAGGAATCACTTGAATAGCATATCTTTGAGTTTTAGGGAGAATAATGAACCAAAATCACTTTCAACCAATGTTAtaactgaaaagaaatcagACCCCAACTCCGGCCTCGTCATTACATTTAATGATCATAAAAGGGCTGGAGATAAAACCTGA
- the PCF11 gene encoding Pcf11p (similar to Saccharomyces cerevisiae PCF11 (YDR228C); ancestral locus Anc_8.444) has translation MEKETALVVKDFTSILEELTFNSRPIITTLTKIAEENIPCAQYFADALEARVERCPPGQKLYAFYAMDSICKNAGSPYTIYFSRNLFALYKKTYLLVDNNTRTKLINMFKTWMNPNDSTGGYSPLFEKGALVKIEQFLIKASALHQKNLQTMLPKPTVPLLLREIDKLTSLSNERLKKQPNDEKLSVKLVVLSQLKQELSRESLTQDALKQLQLQLRQIFAQDQQVLLDIQRQQQYIDVQKQQQQQQQQQQQQQQQQQQQQQRHTDAGNNGSFIPIFGGSQIDGSVSSLFGPSSGVLGSPGFANTGASGQTSSIKNLYESLDTEGLLYKPPRDSIVALYAKIDVDVKDDYNGNQNQKNLPSLPLLQSIVSDCKAYFATANIDILNTPNLQLSQRAIVNDFPVVNNNLIHLLYRAKPNKCNICGKRFGNTSEEKKLMADHLDWHFRISKRLKGSEITSNSLAGNVTATQKNIQARSWYLSDSQWISLKDEEIIATNRDSNDTKSITVANLDDSNVLPATGNNSDASKQGSSFAIDENVLRKKYVIVPETSEDMSFQCPICKEKVTGLYDEEIGEWIWKNAIETDKKYFHATCYYEAARNNGGSTGFQLDLEKLKHLVTD, from the coding sequence ATGGAAAAGGAGACAGCTCTAGTGGTTAAGGATTTTACCAGTATTCTTGAGGAGCTGACGTTTAATTCAAGACCGATTATTACAACTCTTACGAAGATAGCGGAAGAAAATATTCCATGTGCACAGTATTTTGCGGATGCCCTGGAAGCCAGAGTGGAACGATGTCCGCCAGGTCAAAAACTGTATGCGTTTTATGCTATGGACTCAATATGCAAGAACGCAGGTAGTCCTTATACAATCTATTTCAGTAGAAATCTATTTGCCCTGTATAAGAAAACGTATCTTTTAGTGGATAACAACACTAGAACGAAGCTGATTAACATGTTCAAAACATGGATGAATCCAAACGATTCCACTGGTGGTTACTCTCCTCTATTTGAGAAAGGTGCCCTGGTCAAAATTGAGCAATTCCTTATTAAAGCGAGCGCTCTACATCAGAAGAATCTGCAGACGATGTTACCAAAACCAACGGTGCCACTGTTACTTAGAGAAATTGATAAGCTCACCAGTTTGAGTAATGAAAGGCTAAAGAAACAGCCGAACGATGAAAAGTTAAGCGTAAAGCTTGTTGTATTATCTCAGCTGAAACAGGAATTATCAAGGGAATCTTTAACTCAAGACGCTTTAAAGCAGCTTCAGTTGCAGTTGAGGCAAATTTTTGCACAGGATCAACAGGTCTTGCTAGATATTCAACGGCAGCAGCAGTACATTGATGTTCaaaagcagcagcagcagcagcaacaacaacaacaacaacaacaacaacagcagcagcagcagcagcagcgACACACGGATGCTGGTAATAACGGGTCCTTTATCCCAATATTTGGCGGTAGTCAGATTGACGGTTCGGTATCATCCTTGTTTGGACCCTCTTCCGGTGTTTTGGGGTCTCCAGGATTTGCAAATACGGGTGCTTCCGGTCAAACGTCGAGCATTAAAAATCTATATGAATCACTAGATACAGAGGGCTTACTTTACAAACCACCAAGGGATTCAATCGTAGCCCTTTACGCAAAGATTGACGTGGATGTTAAAGATGATTATAATGGTaaccaaaatcaaaagaatctGCCATCATTGCCACTTTTACAAAGTATAGTCTCTGATTGTAAAGCTTACTTCGCAACAGCTAATATAGATATTCTAAATACTCCAAACTTACAATTATCGCAACGAGCGATAGTGAATGATTTCCCAGTGGTAAACAATAATTTAATTCATTTATTGTACCGTGCAAAACCGAATAAATGTAACATATGCGGTAaaagatttggaaatacttcagaagaaaaaaagttaaTGGCTGATCACCTGGATTGGCATTTTAGAATCAGTAAAAGGTTAAAGGGTTCAGAAATTACGTCAAATTCCTTAGCTGGTAATGTGACTGCAACACAAAAGAATATACAGGCAAGAAGCTGGTATTTGAGTGATTCCCAATGGATTTCTctcaaagatgaagagatcATAGCTACGAATCGAGACTCTAATGACACTAAATCAATTACGGTTGCCAATTTAGATGATTCAAATGTGCTTCCAGCCACTGGAAATAACAGTGACGCTTCTAAGCAAGGTAGTAGCTTTGCTATCGATGAGAATGTGCTGCGTAAGAAATACGTTATCGTTCCGGAAACCTCAGAAGATATGTCGTTCCAATGCCCTATatgtaaagaaaaagtcaCAGGGTTATACGATGAAGAGATCGGAGAATGGATATGGAAGAATGCAATCGAAACAGATAAAAAGTATTTCCATGCGACTTGCTATTACGAAGCAGCAAGGAATAACGGCGGCTCTACTGGTTTTCAACTAGATTTagagaaattgaagcaTCTGGTTACAGATTGA
- the GGC1 gene encoding Ggc1p (similar to Saccharomyces cerevisiae GGC1 (YDL198C); ancestral locus Anc_8.445), which yields MAQNDKKQSGVARLLGSASAGILEIGVFHPVDTISKRLMSNHTKISSSGQLNGVIFREHAGEALSKRVLTLFPGLGYAAVYKVLQRVYKYGGQPFANEFLNNHYKADFDNAFGPKTGKALRSATAGSLIGIGEIVLLPLDVLKIKRQTNPESFRGRGFIKILKDEGLFNLYRGWGWTAARNAPGSFALFGGNAFAKEYILGLQDYSQATWGQNFVSSIFGASASLIVSAPLDVIKTRIQNRNFDNPQSGFNIVKTTLKNEGFTAFFKGLTPKLLTTGPKLVFSFALAQSFIPMFENLLKK from the coding sequence ATGGCTCAAAACGATAAGAAACAAAGCGGAGTTGCAAGATTGTTAGGTTCTGCCTCTGCCGGTATACTGGAGATTGGTGTATTCCATCCAGTGGACACGATCTCGAAGAGATTGATGTCAAATCACACCAAAATCAGCTCCAGCGGTCAATTGAACGGCGTTATCTTTCGCGAACATGCCGGTGAAGCCTTGAGCAAGCGTGTTTTGACCCTGTTCCCTGGTCTTGGATATGCGGCAGTTTACAAAGTTTTGCAGAGAGTATACAAGTATGGTGGTCAGCCTTTTGCGAAtgagtttttgaataatcaCTATAAGGCCGATTTTGACAATGCATTTGGTCCTAAAACTGGTAAAGCTTTGAGATCCGCAACTGCGGGTTCTTTGATAGGGATTGGTGAGATCGTGTTGTTGCCCTTGGATGTGTTAAAGATCAAGAGGCAAACCAATCCTGAATCCTTCAGAGGGAGAGGCTTTATCAAGATTCTGAAAGACGAAGGGCTATTCAATCTGTACAGAGGTTGGGGCTGGACTGCGGCAAGAAATGCGCCGGGGTCTTTTGCGCTATTTGGGGGTAACGCTTTCGCCAAGGAATACATTCTGGGCTTACAGGACTACTCTCAAGCTACCTGGGGGCAAAATTTCGTCTCCTCGATCTTTGGTGCTTCTGCCTCGCTAATTGTCTCCGCACCACTAGACGTTATTAAAACgagaattcaaaatagAAACTTTGATAATCCTCAAAGTGGTTTCAACATCGTCAAGACAAccttgaaaaatgaaggtTTTACTGCTTTCTTCAAGGGTTTGACTCCTAAGTTACTCACAACAGGCCCAAAACTCGTCTTTTCCTTTGCTCTAGCTCAATCATTTATTCCAATGTTTGAGaacttattgaaaaaataa
- a CDS encoding uncharacterized protein (similar to Saccharomyces cerevisiae YDL199C; ancestral locus Anc_8.446) → MVQDPDQDKKNLLNQSTTRAPDQIKDDERSDIGLRQPNQNEIRLGRLATIGATRKVGGESLTPVLSRGREHSASPRTSLAGLGSGGPNEGAGGPLQDHGHLYVKESYLTGRALLYFTSIFVSLGVFLFGYDQGVMSGCLTGPYFKEQFGNPSRAMIGNMVSILEVGAFISSLMVGRLGEKWGRRRTIKYGSIVFVIGGLFQGFAQSMLHLIIGRLISGLGVGLLSTIVPIYQSEISPPHNRGKLACIEFTGNIVGYAASVWIDYGCTFIEGNLSWRIPLLIQCVIGFALFCGTFVIVETPRWLLNHDHDVEGLIVIADLHSGGDVQDQKAKDEFHSIKETVIISRMEGEGKSYTKVFKRYTRRVLIAMSSQMFAQLNGINVISYYAPLVFEQAGWVGREAILMTGINGIIYVLSTLPPWKLVDTWGRKPVLMIGGFCMGCALVSISASLVANIHATPHLVVIFVIIFNAFFGFSWGPIPWLYPVEIAPLSARSAMASASTATNWFCNWLVGILTPILQEKISWRLYLIHATSCFLSFAVVMKVYPETAGLRLEDMDSIFDDRSSTFSFARSSHTVTDYDGLSTKSNIINTTGPVPDRQNVLQPASSSHIGQQYPQHQQPVARSNQSFKSTTNFGNLDPPTVDEVVRFKLTQQNSRGLKTTIRRGSENLSLFINKVIRLGKFENNGNAAYGAIPPDDLESASRFDSQS, encoded by the coding sequence ATGGTGCAAGATCCAGATCAAGACAAAAAGAACCTATTGAACCAAAGCACTACGCGCGCTCCTGACCAGATAAAGGATGATGAACGATCAGATATCGGATTGAGACAACCGAACCAAAACGAGATACGTCTGGGAAGATTGGCAACCATTGGTGCAACTAGGAAAGTGGGTGGCGAGTCACTAACACCTGTTCTTTCGCGGGGGCGAGAGCATTCGGCTTCGCCAAGAACTTCGCTAGCTGGACTCGGCAGTGGCGGTCCCAACGAAGGAGCTGGAGGGCCCCTGCAAGATCATGGCCATCTCTACGTGAAAGAATCGTACTTGACTGGAAGGGCGTTATTGTATTTTACGTCGATATTTGTTTCTCTCGGGGTTTTCTTATTTGGATACGACCAGGGTGTTATGTCGGGATGCCTAACTGGACCCTACTTCAAAGAGCAGTTTGGTAACCCATCGAGGGCGATGATTGGAAACATGGTTTCCATATTAGAAGTTGGTGCATTTATATCCTCACTAATGGTGGGAAGGTTGGGTGAAAAATGGGGACGTAGACGTACTATAAAATATGGATCTATAGTTTTCGTTATTGGTGGCCTTTTCCAAGGATTTGCGCAGAGTATGCTTCATTTAATTATCGGAAGATTAATAAGCGGACTTGGTGTTGGTTTACTAAGTACAATTGTTCCCATTTATCAATCCGAAATTTCACCACCGCACAACAGAGGCAAGCTAGCCTGTATTGAATTTACTGGAAATATTGTCGGATATGCTGCAAGTGTTTGGATAGACTACGGTTGTACTTTCATCGAAGGAAATCTTTCTTGGAGGATTCCCCTCCTAATACAATGTGTAATTGGATTTGCTTTGTTTTGCGGTACGTTTGTTATCGTTGAAACTCCAAGATGGCTCCTTAATCACGATCATGATGTGGAAGGTCTGATTGTGATTGCAGATTTGCATAGCGGTGGTGATGTTCAGGACCAAAAGGCCAAAGATGAGTTCCATTCCATAAAGGAAACTGTTAtaatttcaagaatggaAGGTGAAGGTAAATCGTACACCAAAGTCTTCAAACGTTATACAAGAAGAGTTTTGATTGCAATGAGTTCACAGATGTTCGCACAACTGAATGGTATAAATGTCATCTCGTATTACGCTCCATTGGTTTTTGAACAAGCTGGGTGGGTCGGTAGAGAAGCAATATTGATGACGGGTATCAATGGTATAATCTACGTGTTGTCAACTTTACCCCCATGGAAACTGGTTGATACTTGGGGCAGAAAACCGGTTTTGATGATCGGGGGTTTCTGCATGGGATGTGCATTGGTGTCGATTTCAGCCTCCTTAGTTGCAAATATCCATGCAACACCTCATTTGGTCGTTATATTTgttatcatcttcaatgcattttttgGGTTTAGTTGGGGCCCAATTCCATGGCTGTATCCCGTCGAAATAGCACCTCTGAGTGCTCGTTCGGCTATGGCTTCCGCATCCACCGCCACGAACTGGTTTTGTAACTGGCTGGTTGGCATATTGACACCAATTCTGCAAGAGAAAATCTCCTGGAGGCTTTATCTAATACACGCCACTTCCTGTTTTCTATCGTTTGCCGTGGTGATGAAAGTCTATCCCGAAACTGCTGGTTTGCGTCTAGAAGATATGGATTCAATATTCGATGATAGATCTTCCACGTTCAGTTTTGCAAGATCCTCGCATACGGTGACAGACTACGACGGCCTATCTACAAAGAGCAATATTATTAATACAACGGGCCCCGTCCCCGACAGACAAAACGTGTTACAACCCGCGTCGTCCTCGCACATAGGCCAGCAATACCCACAGCACCAACAGCCCGTTGCGAGAAGCAACCAGAGCTTCAAGTCTACaacaaattttggaaacttAGATCCACCCACCGTGGATGAAGTCGTTCGCTTTAAATTGACACAACAAAACTCTCGAGGGCTCAAAACGACAATAAGAAGAGGTTCCGAGAATCTGTcccttttcatcaacaagGTTATTCGTCTCGGTAAATTCGAAAACAATGGAAATGCCGCGTACGGCGCAATTCCACCGGACGATCTAGAGTCTGCATCTCGTTTCGACTCTCAGTCCTAA
- the MGT1 gene encoding methylated-DNA--protein-cysteine methyltransferase (similar to Saccharomyces cerevisiae MGT1 (YDL200C); ancestral locus Anc_8.447), with translation MEETISYSFCEHELTGIMLMMRVKSGKLVYASLGDEEDYLLKSAEQDFQRLSKKTHTKYHLRKVDSTAHNEEFEKIRKQYISVLEFEDVGKEESESSSGQKAVDYEFMFGTPFQRKVWTELTKVPFGGTVTYGQIAAKIALPKAIRGVGTAVGQNKLAIVIPCHRCLPSDGKIGKFRWGSNMKQKLLLHEKMLKKTQNVE, from the coding sequence ATGGAGGAGACTATTTCGTATTCATTTTGCGAGCATGAGCTGACTGGGATCATGCTGATGATGAGAGTTAAGAGTGGAAAGCTCGTGTATGCATCATTGGGGGACGAGGAAGACTATTTGCTGAAGTCTGCAGAGCAGGATTTTCAGCGACTAAGTAAAAAGACACATACCAAATATCACCTTCGAAAGGTTGATTCCACGGCGCACAACGAAGAGTTCGAGAAGATCCGCAAGCAATACATTTCGGTGTTGGAGTTTGAGGACGTGGGGAAGGAGGAGAGCGAGAGCAGCAGCGGTCAAAAAGCCGTGGATTATGAGTTCATGTTTGGCACGCCGTTCCAGAGGAAAGTGTGGACAGAGCTCACGAAAGTTCCATTTGGCGGTACCGTAACGTATGGGCAGATTGCAGCAAAGATTGCTTTACCAAAGGCAATAAGAGGTGTTGGAACCGCTGTGGGTCAGAACAAGCTAGCTATTGTAATACCATGCCATAGGTGTTTACCGTCCGATGGTAAGATTGGCAAGTTTAGGTGGGGGTCAAATATGAAGCAGAAATTACTGTTACATGAAAAGATGCTAaagaaaactcaaaatGTCGAATAA
- the TRM8 gene encoding tRNA (guanine46-N7)-methyltransferase (similar to Saccharomyces cerevisiae TRM8 (YDL201W); ancestral locus Anc_8.448) — protein MKAKPLSQDSGSRRYAYRVNKQENRKELKHVKIDEKSVESKTETLDLPKKKFYRQRAHSNPFSDHQLEYPLSPEEMDWSKLYPEFKDPTTGDMTKKVTVADIGCGFGGLMVDLSPEFPDDLILGMEIRVQVTNYVEDRIIALRNNNIESKRYQNINVLRANAMKFLPNFFTKGQLSKMFFCFPDPHFKQRKHKARIITNTLLSEYAYVLKEGGIVYTITDVEDLHNWMVKHLEEHPLFERLDRTWENGDKCVSIMLNATEEGKKVERKKGDKFVACFKRLPNPSDL, from the coding sequence ATGAAGGCAAAACCATTGAGTCAGGATTCAGGATCGAGACGTTATGCGTACCGCGTAAATAAACAAGAGAATAGGAAAGAGTTGAAACATGTCAAAATTGATGAGAAGTCAGTTGAGTCAAAGACTGAAACGCTGGATTTACCTAAGAAAAAGTTTTACCGTCAGAGGGCTCATTCGAATCCATTTTCTGACCACCAACTCGAGTATCCGTTGTCGCCTGAGGAAATGGATTGGTCAAAGCTGTATCCTGAGTTCAAGGATCCAACCACGGGGGATATGACGAAGAAAGTTACGGTTGCAGATATCGGCTGTGGCTTCGGTGGTTTGATGGTTGATCTTTCACCTGAATTTCCAGATGATTTGATACTGGGAATGGAAATCCGTGTTCAAGTTACCAACTATGTCGAGGATAGAATAATAGCATTAAGGAACAACAACATTGAATCCAAAAGGTATCAAAACATCAACGTACTAAGAGCTAACGCAATGAAGTTCCtaccaaattttttcacaaaAGGACAGTTGTCtaaaatgtttttttgcttCCCAGATCCACATTTCAAGCAAAGAAAGCATAAAGCGAGAATTATAACAAATACTTTGTTGAGCGAATATGCATATGTACTTAAAGAGGGTGGTATAGTTTACACAATTACagatgttgaagatttgcACAATTGGATGGTCAAACATCTTGAGGAGCACCCATTATTTGAAAGGCTTGATCGAACATGGGAAAATGGAGACAAGTGTGTGAGCATAATGTTAAATGCAACcgaagaaggaaaaaaagtcGAGAGGAAAAAGGGTGATAAGTTCGTAGCATGCTTCAAGAGACTGCCAAACCCAAGCGACTTGTGA
- the MRPL11 gene encoding mitochondrial 54S ribosomal protein uL10m (similar to Saccharomyces cerevisiae MRPL11 (YDL202W); ancestral locus Anc_8.449) has product MLERVRFLDGRSLARSLNIVGRFNRYRSVGLLLSTRQLTNGVDCDAERVTAKPIDSRKTFLVDSYKHLMEKNSVVLFLHYNNLLKHEDHHYRSQIEQLGGKLTILRNNLFKLYLKNSHLEDPCAPVKSKNQSKRHPLLPLFKGPTAAIAFPETNPKDVANVLKLLEKAQDKLFVVGAKVETESYDLAQLNKYKLLPDKTALQGQLLGLLHTLSGAGLVKTLESASQSLYLTLSSHRDNVKSEGKDD; this is encoded by the coding sequence ATGTTGGAGCGTGTGCGTTTTTTGGATGGCAGAAGCTTGGCCCGAAGCTTAAACATAGTTGGCCGTTTCAACAGGTATAGGAGCGTTGGTTTACTGCTGTCTACGAGACAGCTTACGAATGGAGTTGACTGTGACGCAGAACGTGTTACAGCGAAGCCAATTGACTCCAGGAAAACATTCCTGGTTGATTCTTACAAGCATTTAATGGAAAAAAACTCAGTAGTACTTTTTTTACACTACAACAATTTATTGAAGCATGAAGATCATCATTACAGGTCACAAATTGAGCAATTGGGAGGTAAATTGACTATTCTGAGGAACAATTTATTCAAActgtatttgaaaaactcGCATTTGGAGGATCCATGCGCTCCAGTTAAATCCAAGAATCAAAGTAAAAGACATCCATTGCTACCACTTTTTAAGGGACCTACGGCTGCAATAGCTTTCCCAGAAACGAATCCGAAGGACGTAGCCAATGTCCTGAAGCTTTTAGAGAAGGCTCAGGATAAGTTATTCGTAGTTGGTGCAAAAGTTGAAACTGAATCCTACGATCTAGCACAGCTGAATAAGTACAAGCTACTGCCAGATAAAACAGCATTACAAGGCCAATTACTTGGATTACTGCACACATTAAGCGGTGCTGGTTTAGTAAAAACTTTAGAGTCCGCTTCTCAATCCCTGTATCTGACATTATCCTCGCACCGTGACAATGTAAAAAGCGAAGGCAAGGACGATTGA
- the IVY1 gene encoding Ivy1p (similar to Saccharomyces cerevisiae IVY1 (YDR229W); ancestral locus Anc_8.450), with translation MNINSNNNNSSSHISPTRYAPHLSEFYSIVNNTSPRSNNRLPEPIATHGALKEEDQYNRRMAPASVRSAMSTISDLRTLVTKRDIKDTVDAMNSLFDSSQGYAKSLQEVSKCASLMAQSLETLARLKGCRDDTAERMLSASGLFYLQANHENIMSQCLQGALGDELLNEMDEFQIKSKTMENQFKKNFKDQSMKLKMQERHNIKQSKRKTRNILLYKESLMNLQTQLDQLETLRHDYYQSSYDLVETACDKVLENVATVSRARVEISENIARKGWSGGGLDDLLMDAEDPFGKEDDQEEGEMEGEYQRQQEEGTHERVDDVDPEATLGSKSSSGTTKDTIDENNVSNSDFLRGPPTPVRKMSPLNTVKSPLGHKSGSVRNSSIHDYDESIKMESPQMDISDTAESAFDNSFSLPLAGSAKSRINENDDKSILGDKENILKDMLAIDLNDASPCSSSIGPQDN, from the coding sequence ATGAACATTAAcagtaataataacaatTCCTCCAGCCATATATCGCCAACGAGGTATGCGCCACATTTATCCGAGTTTTATTCAATAGTAAATAACACAAGTCCTAGAAGCAATAATAGATTACCAGAGCCTATTGCAACGCACGGCgctttgaaagaagaagaccAGTACAATCGTCGCATGGCGCCTGCAAGCGTGAGGTCAGCCATGAGTACGATAAGTGACTTAAGGACACTCGTCACCAAAAGAGATATCAAAGATACGGTAGATGCGATGAATAGCCTTTTTGATAGTTCCCAGGGGTATGCAAAGTCCTTACAGGAGGTATCGAAATGTGCTAGTCTAATGGCACAATCTTTAGAAACACTGGCGAGACTGAAGGGGTGCCGTGATGACACTGCAGAAAGAATGCTAAGTGCCAGTGGTCTGTTTTATTTGCAAGCGAATCATGAAAATATTATGTCACAATGTCTTCAGGGAGCTCTGGGAGATGAACTGTTAAATGAAATGgatgaatttcaaataaaatCCAAGACGATGGAgaatcaattcaaaaagaattttaAAGATCAAAgtatgaaattgaaaatgcaggAGAGACACAATATTAAGCAAAGCAAAAGGAAAACCAGGAATATACTGTTATATAAGGAGAGCCTGATGAATTTACAAACACAATTAGATCAGTTGGAGACACTGAGGCATGATTATTATCAAAGCTCATACGATTTAGTTGAAACTGCCTGCGATAAGGTACTGGAAAATGTAGCGACAGTTTCAAGAGCAAGAGTTGAAATATCGGAAAATATTGCTAGAAAAGGTTGGTCTGGAGGCGGATTAGATGATCTATTGATGGATGCAGAGGACCCTTTTGGTAAAGAAGACGATCAAGAAGAAGGTGAAATGGAGGGAGAATACCAGCGACAACAAGAGGAAGGAACTCATGAACGGGTCGACGACGTCGACCCTGAAGCGACCTTGGGTTCCAAATCATCGAGCGGTACTACTAAAGATACCATTGACGAAAATAATGTAAGCAATTCTGATTTCCTAAGAGGACCCCCTACACCGGTAAGAAAGATGTCTCCTTTAAATACTGTAAAGTCGCCCTTAGGCCACAAAAGCGGCTCTGTACGAAATTCTTCGATACACGATTATGATGAATCGATCAAAATGGAGAGTCCTCAAATGGACATCTCAGATACAGCCGAATCTGCTTTTGACAACTCTTTCTCACTACCTCTGGCAGGCAGTGCAAAGAGTCGAATAAATGAGAATGATGACAAAAGTATATTAGGTGATAAGGAAAATATCCTTAAAGACATGTTGGCAATTGACTTGAATGACGCATCCCCTTGCAGCTCAAGTATAGGACCACAAGATAATTAA